Proteins from a genomic interval of Nocardioidaceae bacterium:
- a CDS encoding metal-dependent transcriptional regulator yields the protein MSDLIDTTEMYLRTIYELVEEDVLPLRARIAERLHQSGPTVSQTVARMERDGLLTVEGDRHLELTDTGQALAVRVMRKHRLAECMLIDVIGLQWDQVHAEACRWEHVMSEAVERRLLEILDHPTTSPYGNPIPGLDELGETAAAEGVGEARPLPEVAGAEPISVLVRRIGEELQKDEQVMRVLQRVGAVPDTVVTVSSAPGGVLVGSGGETAEVDEDAAAHLFVSPV from the coding sequence GTGAGCGACCTGATCGACACCACCGAGATGTACCTGCGCACCATCTACGAGCTCGTGGAGGAGGACGTGCTGCCCCTCCGTGCCCGCATCGCCGAGCGGCTGCACCAGTCCGGGCCCACGGTCAGCCAGACCGTCGCGCGCATGGAGCGCGACGGTCTCCTCACCGTCGAGGGCGACCGGCACCTGGAGCTGACCGACACCGGTCAGGCCCTGGCCGTGCGGGTGATGCGCAAGCACCGGTTGGCCGAGTGCATGCTCATCGACGTCATCGGGCTGCAGTGGGACCAGGTGCACGCCGAGGCGTGCCGCTGGGAGCACGTGATGAGCGAGGCCGTGGAGCGGCGCCTCCTGGAGATCCTCGACCACCCGACGACCTCGCCGTACGGCAACCCGATCCCCGGCCTGGACGAGCTGGGGGAGACCGCCGCCGCCGAGGGCGTGGGCGAGGCGCGGCCGCTGCCCGAGGTGGCCGGCGCGGAGCCGATCTCGGTGCTCGTGCGCCGCATCGGCGAGGAGCTGCAGAAGGACGAGCAGGTGATGCGCGTGCTGCAGCGCGTGGGCGCCGTGCCCGACACGGTCGTGACGGTGTCCTCGGCCCCGGGCGGGGTGCTCGTCGGCTCGGGCGGGGAGACCGCTGAGGTGGACGAGGACGCGGCCGCGCACCTGTTCGTGAGTCCGGTCTAG
- a CDS encoding NAD-dependent protein deacetylase: MAADPTASATREAALELLSSRRFVLLTGAGLSTDSGIPDYRGPGRPPRQPMTFQQLLGSTEAHQRYWARGFLGWGRMGYADPNAGHEAAARLQELDAVDLLVTQNVDGLHERAGADTLALHGRISEVVCLDCGALSRRTEMQARMDAANPTWAVRHADRPVNPDGDVELDDTRGFAVPPCLVCGGRLKPDVVFFGENVPRPRVQRVIEAVERTQALLVAGSSLTVMSGFRFVRQAAKQGTPVVIVNRGTTRGDDLADLVVEAGTSEFLGDLVRTVERARVS, translated from the coding sequence TCGAGCTGCTGAGCAGCCGCCGCTTCGTGCTGCTCACCGGTGCGGGTCTCTCGACGGACTCCGGCATCCCCGACTATCGCGGACCGGGCCGGCCACCCCGGCAGCCCATGACGTTCCAGCAGCTCCTCGGCAGCACGGAGGCCCACCAGCGCTACTGGGCCCGCGGCTTCCTGGGGTGGGGGCGCATGGGCTACGCCGACCCCAACGCCGGCCACGAGGCCGCCGCACGTCTTCAGGAGCTCGACGCGGTCGACCTGCTGGTCACCCAGAACGTCGATGGCCTGCACGAGCGGGCGGGCGCCGACACCCTCGCCCTGCACGGTCGCATCTCCGAGGTCGTCTGCCTCGACTGCGGCGCGCTCAGCCGCCGCACCGAGATGCAGGCCCGGATGGACGCCGCCAACCCCACGTGGGCCGTCCGTCACGCCGACCGGCCCGTCAACCCCGACGGCGACGTCGAGCTGGACGACACCCGTGGCTTCGCGGTGCCGCCCTGCCTGGTCTGCGGCGGACGGCTCAAGCCCGACGTGGTGTTCTTCGGCGAGAACGTGCCCAGGCCGAGGGTGCAGCGTGTCATCGAGGCGGTGGAGCGTACGCAGGCCCTGCTCGTCGCCGGCTCGAGCCTGACGGTGATGAGCGGGTTCCGCTTCGTCCGGCAGGCCGCCAAGCAGGGCACGCCCGTCGTCATCGTCAACCGCGGGACGACGCGCGGCGACGACCTGGCCGACCTCGTCGTCGAGGCCGGCACGAGCGAGTTCCTGGGCGACCTCGTGCGTACGGTCGAACGCGCCCGGGTGTCCTAG
- a CDS encoding DNA photolyase family protein — protein sequence MADSSSGAPAIMWFRRDLRLHDNPALLAASDAASGDGVLPLFIWDDALWNPAGPARRAWMCESLRKLDESLNGHLVVRRGKPADVLTDLARETGATSVHIAEDFAPYGMKRDEHVRNTLAEDEVTLEATGSPYAIDPGTILTKQGTGYQVYSPFGRAWAQHGYEDAFPRIGTRQTWLEVDSEDFPTCDDVPPELDLDEVGEEAARRRWRDFLDRLEGYDDDRDRMDRNGTSGLSPHLRWGEIHPRTLLTDLKGMHGKHAASFRSEIGWREFYADVMWREPRVVRESWRTEFERMEWDDPGEKVQAWKEGRTGFPMVDAGMRELLATGTMHNRVRMLCASFLVKDLHVDWRVGAKFFYDHLVDGDLSSNFMNWQWAAGSGTDAQPFFRIFNPDTQGEKYDPDEVYRRRWIPEYGTDDYPEPILDHKAERQEALDRLSAMKDG from the coding sequence ATGGCCGACTCCTCCTCCGGTGCCCCCGCGATCATGTGGTTCCGCCGTGACCTGCGGCTCCACGACAACCCGGCACTGCTGGCCGCCTCCGACGCCGCGAGCGGGGACGGCGTGCTCCCCCTCTTCATCTGGGACGACGCGCTGTGGAACCCCGCTGGACCAGCGCGTCGGGCGTGGATGTGCGAGAGCCTGCGCAAGCTGGACGAGTCCTTGAACGGCCACCTCGTCGTACGCCGCGGCAAGCCCGCCGACGTGCTGACCGACCTGGCGCGTGAGACCGGTGCCACCTCGGTGCACATCGCCGAGGACTTCGCGCCGTACGGGATGAAGCGCGACGAGCACGTGCGCAACACCCTCGCCGAGGACGAGGTCACCCTCGAGGCGACCGGCTCGCCGTACGCCATCGACCCGGGCACGATCCTGACCAAGCAGGGCACCGGCTACCAGGTCTACAGCCCGTTCGGCCGGGCCTGGGCCCAGCACGGCTACGAGGACGCCTTCCCCCGGATCGGGACGCGGCAGACGTGGCTCGAGGTCGACTCCGAGGACTTCCCGACCTGCGACGACGTGCCGCCCGAGCTCGACCTCGACGAGGTGGGCGAGGAGGCCGCCCGACGTCGGTGGCGGGACTTCCTGGACCGGCTCGAGGGGTACGACGACGACCGCGACCGCATGGACCGCAACGGCACCTCCGGGCTCAGCCCGCACCTTCGCTGGGGGGAGATCCACCCGCGCACGCTGCTCACCGACCTCAAGGGCATGCACGGCAAGCACGCCGCCTCCTTCCGCTCCGAGATCGGGTGGCGCGAGTTCTACGCCGACGTCATGTGGCGCGAGCCGCGGGTCGTCCGCGAGTCGTGGCGCACCGAGTTCGAACGGATGGAGTGGGACGACCCCGGCGAGAAGGTCCAGGCGTGGAAGGAGGGGCGTACGGGCTTCCCGATGGTCGACGCGGGGATGCGCGAGCTGCTCGCGACCGGCACGATGCACAACCGGGTCCGCATGCTCTGTGCCAGCTTCCTGGTCAAGGACCTGCACGTCGACTGGCGGGTGGGCGCGAAGTTCTTCTACGACCACCTCGTCGACGGGGACCTGTCGAGCAACTTCATGAACTGGCAGTGGGCGGCGGGCTCCGGCACCGACGCGCAGCCGTTCTTCCGGATCTTCAACCCCGACACCCAGGGCGAGAAGTACGACCCGGACGAGGTCTACCGACGCCGCTGGATCCCCGAGTACGGCACCGACGACTACCCCGAGCCGATCCTGGACCACAAGGCCGAGCGCCAGGAGGCCCTGGACCGGCTCTCGGCCATGAAGGACGGCTGA